DNA sequence from the Paraburkholderia azotifigens genome:
CGCTTCGAGAGGAAGTAGTCCGCGCCTGCCTGCGCCTGATGATAGGTCGCGCCGTCCCTGCCGCTTACCGAACTGCCTTTCGTGTAGTCATAGGCCACGCCGACGAGGAATGCAGGCGTTATCTGATACTTGAAGTTGGCTTCGACGTTGTTGAACATCGCGGTGCCGCGATTGCCGAATGGATTCGGACCTGATCCGCCGCCGTTGAGATCATCGAAGCGCGTATTCGAATAGGTACCGCCAAACGTCGCGGCGCCATAGGTGTACGCGCCGCCCGCTGCATACACTTCCTGGGTACGTGCATTGGCAAACCCGGAGAACACTGGCGACGCGATGTTATTTAGCGACGCTAGCGGTGCGGACCCTGTTGTATTTGCGAGTGCGCTGGTGCCGTAGAACGAGGTATTCGGATTCCGGATGTTCAGGTAGCCGACACCGAGTCCGAGCGGGCCGTTATAGTAAGAGCCGCCAAGCGACCAGATCTGGTTCTGGCTGAGATGGCCAGCCACGCCGCCGAGGCTATACACGCCACCGAACGTAAAGCCGCCATAGTTGTTGCTCGTGTACTTGATTGCATTGTTGACCCGGTTAGAGTTGTTGATATTGTCGAGGTCGCCAGGATGTGCGGTATAGAATCCGCCCCACTGATCGCCGACTTCGAACAGGCCGACATAGTCCACCACGGAATCATACTGTCGTCCAAGTGTCACCGTGCCATACCGTGTGCCCAGGCCGACGTACAGTTGGCGCCCGAAGAGCAGCCCGCCTTGACCAGGCTTCCCGCTGCTGAGATCCATGCCGCCTTCGAGGACAAATAGCGCCTTCGTGCCGCCGCCAAGGTCTTCGACGCCTTTCAAACCCCACCGGCTTGCCTGAATTTCACCACTGACGAGACTGTACTGGCGCGCGCCATGCGAGTTGTTATTGAACGTCAGGCCTTCATCGACAATGCCGTAAAGGGTGACACTGCTCTGCGCCTGTGCGACAGCGCAATAGGTTCCAAGTGCTCCGATGAATCCGGCGATGCAAATTGATTTTTTCATCCTGTTTTCCAGAATTGTTCGTTGACATCGGGTCCCTTAGTGCGAAGCCAAGGGCATTTTTCGCGGTCATGATTCACCGGCCGCGAGGCTAATTGCAAAGCAGGCATCCTAAACAAATAAAATCGATGAAATATCGGCGCGATTGTCTACCGCGCGTGGCGACAAGGAGCGCATGCAAGCGCACCCGGATCGCTTTACTGGTGCTCGTCACAATCGACGGGTAGCTAATCAGAACCGCAGCGGATTTCATTTGCGACGAAAATTAAGCAGCCTATTTTGTCTTGTCAATAGAACATTTGATGCGCAAAATGTCCTATTGCCATGCAGAATGTTGAGTCGTCTGCGATGCACGGATTTTTGGGTGTTTTCCCGATGGAACAAGCTCGTACGGTGCTTGTTCCATTGGTTATGCGGTGCCGGCTATGCGACCCGTTGCGTGCATGTTTTTGATTCGCCCCGGAGAAGATCCGACGACGGAAGCAAAGCTTGCGAACCTCTTACGAGGAGCTTGGCCTTCATAGGCGCATACGAAGTAGAACAATCTTTATTTTCCAGTTTGTTCTATTGACCTGACATTACGACACTTCTAGAGTGACCTCCATGGAAACGACGCTGCCACTGCCGAAATATCACCAGATCTACCTGGTGTTGCGCGAGCAACTTCAGGAAGGCCGCTTCGACGACGAAGGCATGCCCGGCGAACATCTTCTCGCCGAACAGTTTTCAGTGGCACGCATCACGATCCGCAAGGCAATGGAGATGCTCGTCGCGGATGGGTTGGTTACGCGGCGACCGGGCGTAGGCACGTGGCCGCTGCGCGTTGCCGCAGGAAAAAAGCAGGGTGATTCGAAAGCTGCGCCGGTTTCTCGCCAGAAAGCGCATCTGACCGGCCTGCTGGAAAACATCGTAAATATGGGCCTTCGAACCACGGTCGAAGTGCTCGACAGCACAGTGGTGCTGGCCTCGGAGGCGATTGCCGAGGCGCTGCACCTGACTGTGGGCGATGCCGTCTATAAAAGCGTGCGGGTGCGTAGCACGTCGGCGGGGCCTGTGTCGTTCATCACAACGCACGTGCCGAAAGCAGTGGCGGAAATCAAAAGCCGCGACCTCAAGCGCAAGCCCTTGCTGATGCTGCTCGAGGAAGCGGGCGTGCAACTTGGCGGTGCGACACAAACCATTTCCGCGCGCCTTGCCGATGCCGTGGTGGCGCGCCATCTGGACGTAGCTGTCGGTTCGGCGCTGCTCGCGGTCACCCGTCTGGTGCGTGACACCGACGAGCGACCCGTACAACTGTTGCAAGGTCTTTACAGGCCTGACCGTTATCAATATCAACTACAGCTCTCGCGAATCGGCGACATCGACGCCAAGGTCTGGGTCAGCGAAGAACTGTCCGCCACATTCAACTAACGCTATCCAACGGAGATCGCATGAGTTCGCGTCGCACATTTCTGCGCCAGTCCACCGCCGCAGCAGCACTGGTTGCCGCACCTTGGGTCGCTCGCGCGGCGAACGGCAAGAGCATCAAGGTCGGCGTGCTGCATCCTGTCACGGGAGCGTTGGCTTATTCGGGGCAGCAATGTCGTCTCGGTGCACTGCTGGCTATTGAAGACATCAACAACGCAGGCGGAATCAAGTCGCAGGGCGGTGCGCTGATCGAGCCGGTGCTGGGCGACGCGCAGTCGCGTCCCGAGGCCGGTGCGGCCGAAGTCGAGAAGATGAACGAGGCGGGTGTCTCGGCGATTGTCGGCGCATATGCATCGGCAATCTGTCTCGCGACGACGCAAACCGCTGCGAAATACGGTTTGCCGCATGTCGTCGATGTGGGTGTGGCGGATCAGATCGTTGAACGCGGCTTGACCAACACATTTCGCTTCGGCCCCGGCTACCGGATGTGCAGTGCACGCGCGGTGGAGAACCTCAACGCACTGAATACCGACGCCGGCAAGCCGGCCAAAACGGTAATGATCGTGCATGAAGAGTCGCTGTTCGGGACGGGCACCGCCGCGTTGCTCAGCAGCGAGCTTCCGAAGTACGGCTTCGAGATCAAGGAAGTCATCAAGCATCCGAATCCGACACGCGACTTTAACAACATCGTGTTGCGCATGCGCGCGGTCAATCCGGATATCGTGATTCCGGCAAATTATTACGACGAGTACGCTCTGCTGCTGCGAGCGATGAAGCAGCAGAAGGTTCGCCCGAAAGCAATCTATTCAGTGCTCGGCGGCGCGGCTTCGAGCTACAAGTTTCTGAAGGAGTTCCCCGATATCGCCGACGGGATCATCGATTGCAATCACTGGTTCAATCCGAAGGATGCGCGAGTCGGGCCATTGCGCAAGCGGGTCGAGGCAAAGGGCGCATTTTTCTCGTACGAAGTGTTCATGACGTACACGGCGACGATGCTGCTTGCCGATGCGCTCGAGCGCGCCAGATCGGCCGATCGCGCGGCAATCAATGCGGCGCTTGCATCGAGCACGTTTAAAGATCACATGATGCCGTACGGGCCGACGCATTTCGTCAACGGTCAGAACACGGGGGCGCAGCCGCTGCTGACACAGGTGCTCGGCGGCGATATCAAGGTCGTGCTGCCGCCCGCCTACCGCGAAGTCGCGCCGCAATTTCCGCTGAAGAGCTGAGGCAGCGCATGTTCGATCCAGTCATCCTTTTGTCGGCGCTGCTCAACGGACTGACGACGGGCGCGGTGTATGCACTCATCGCGCTCGGCCTCACGCTGATTTACGGCGTGCTGCACATCATCAACTTCGCGCACGGCGCGGCGTTGATGATCGCGCTCTATGCGGTCTTCCTGCTGAAGGAGCGACTGGGCATCGACCCGTACATGGCCTTGCCCATCGTGACGCTCGGGATGTTCGCGTTTGGCTACCTGCTGCAGCGCTTCGTGATCAACCGCGCGAGCCATGGCAAGGACGAGAACATTCTGCTGGTGACGCTCGGCCTGTCCATCGTGCTCGAGAACCTCGCCCTCGTGTGGTTCCACTCCGATACGCGCAACATCGAAACGGCCTATACGCTGTCGACGATCGAAATCGGCCCGGCCATGATCGCGTTACCCAAGGTAATCGCCTTTTTCGGTGCGCTGGTCGTCGCGGCGGTGTTGTTCCTGATCATCCGCCGGACCGATCTGGGCCGCGCGATACGCGCCGTTTCGCGTGAGAAGCACGGCGCGAAGCTGATGGGTATCGATGTCGACAAGGTCTATGCGCTGTCCTTCGGCATCGGCATGGCGTGCGTCGGCGCGGCGGCCTGTTTCCTGTTGCCGACGTACTACGTCAATCCTCAGGTCGGAAGCGGCTTTGTGCTGATCGCGTTCACGATCGTCGTGCTGGGCGGCATGGGCAGCTTTGCGGGCGCATTGGTCGGCGGCCTGCTCATCGGCGTGGTTGAATCGCTAGGGGGTTTGTGGTTCGGCGATTCGCTCGGCCAGATGGGCATCTTCGCGATCTTCATTG
Encoded proteins:
- a CDS encoding GntR family transcriptional regulator; translated protein: METTLPLPKYHQIYLVLREQLQEGRFDDEGMPGEHLLAEQFSVARITIRKAMEMLVADGLVTRRPGVGTWPLRVAAGKKQGDSKAAPVSRQKAHLTGLLENIVNMGLRTTVEVLDSTVVLASEAIAEALHLTVGDAVYKSVRVRSTSAGPVSFITTHVPKAVAEIKSRDLKRKPLLMLLEEAGVQLGGATQTISARLADAVVARHLDVAVGSALLAVTRLVRDTDERPVQLLQGLYRPDRYQYQLQLSRIGDIDAKVWVSEELSATFN
- a CDS encoding branched-chain amino acid ABC transporter permease, producing MFDPVILLSALLNGLTTGAVYALIALGLTLIYGVLHIINFAHGAALMIALYAVFLLKERLGIDPYMALPIVTLGMFAFGYLLQRFVINRASHGKDENILLVTLGLSIVLENLALVWFHSDTRNIETAYTLSTIEIGPAMIALPKVIAFFGALVVAAVLFLIIRRTDLGRAIRAVSREKHGAKLMGIDVDKVYALSFGIGMACVGAAACFLLPTYYVNPQVGSGFVLIAFTIVVLGGMGSFAGALVGGLLIGVVESLGGLWFGDSLGQMGIFAIFIVVLLVRPQGLFGARA
- a CDS encoding porin produces the protein MKKSICIAGFIGALGTYCAVAQAQSSVTLYGIVDEGLTFNNNSHGARQYSLVSGEIQASRWGLKGVEDLGGGTKALFVLEGGMDLSSGKPGQGGLLFGRQLYVGLGTRYGTVTLGRQYDSVVDYVGLFEVGDQWGGFYTAHPGDLDNINNSNRVNNAIKYTSNNYGGFTFGGVYSLGGVAGHLSQNQIWSLGGSYYNGPLGLGVGYLNIRNPNTSFYGTSALANTTGSAPLASLNNIASPVFSGFANARTQEVYAAGGAYTYGAATFGGTYSNTRFDDLNGGGSGPNPFGNRGTAMFNNVEANFKYQITPAFLVGVAYDYTKGSSVSGRDGATYHQAQAGADYFLSKRTDVYFVGIYQKASGTDSTGSSAVAAINGVTPSNDNHQLVLRVGMRHKF
- a CDS encoding ABC transporter substrate-binding protein, which encodes MSSRRTFLRQSTAAAALVAAPWVARAANGKSIKVGVLHPVTGALAYSGQQCRLGALLAIEDINNAGGIKSQGGALIEPVLGDAQSRPEAGAAEVEKMNEAGVSAIVGAYASAICLATTQTAAKYGLPHVVDVGVADQIVERGLTNTFRFGPGYRMCSARAVENLNALNTDAGKPAKTVMIVHEESLFGTGTAALLSSELPKYGFEIKEVIKHPNPTRDFNNIVLRMRAVNPDIVIPANYYDEYALLLRAMKQQKVRPKAIYSVLGGAASSYKFLKEFPDIADGIIDCNHWFNPKDARVGPLRKRVEAKGAFFSYEVFMTYTATMLLADALERARSADRAAINAALASSTFKDHMMPYGPTHFVNGQNTGAQPLLTQVLGGDIKVVLPPAYREVAPQFPLKS